The following proteins come from a genomic window of Microbacterium sp. JZ31:
- a CDS encoding Glu/Leu/Phe/Val family dehydrogenase: protein MTIVPAAEALDLDAETLAGHESVLYCRDEETGLRSIIAIHDTTLGPGLGGTRFKTYPSERDALHDVLRLSQGMTYKNAAAGLPFGGAKAVIIGDPRTDKTPELLRAYGRFVDALDGRYVTAADVGTNSDDLDIVGETTTHLTGRTVAAGGSGDSGPDTALGVFVAMRAAAERLWGAGGLKDRTVGVEGAGKVGGVLTKLLLDEGARVVVADPDPEARERVSAATAGAVQLAEYLGGPLEVYAPCALGATVTVARVNELGARLVCGAANNQLPTQDEDAALHEAGILWVPDYVANAGGVIHLVSGERLGRTRDEVTADVKRIADTAREVLSHSADAAIPTGAAADEMVAARLAAARA, encoded by the coding sequence ATGACCATCGTCCCCGCGGCGGAGGCGCTCGATCTCGACGCCGAGACGCTCGCCGGCCACGAGAGCGTCCTCTACTGCCGCGACGAGGAGACCGGGCTGCGGTCGATCATCGCGATCCACGACACCACGCTCGGGCCGGGCCTGGGCGGAACGCGCTTCAAGACCTACCCGTCCGAGCGGGACGCCCTCCACGACGTGCTGCGCCTGTCGCAGGGGATGACGTACAAGAACGCCGCAGCCGGCCTGCCGTTCGGCGGCGCGAAGGCTGTGATCATCGGAGATCCGCGCACCGACAAGACCCCCGAGCTGCTGCGCGCCTACGGCCGCTTCGTCGATGCGCTGGATGGTCGCTACGTCACGGCGGCCGACGTGGGCACGAACTCCGACGACCTGGACATCGTGGGCGAGACGACGACCCATCTCACCGGTCGTACCGTCGCGGCCGGCGGCTCGGGCGACAGTGGCCCCGACACCGCGCTCGGCGTGTTCGTCGCGATGCGCGCCGCGGCCGAGCGGCTGTGGGGCGCGGGCGGGCTGAAGGATCGCACGGTGGGTGTGGAGGGTGCAGGCAAGGTCGGCGGCGTGCTCACGAAGCTGCTGCTCGACGAGGGAGCCCGCGTGGTCGTCGCCGATCCGGATCCCGAGGCGCGCGAGCGCGTGAGCGCCGCGACCGCGGGTGCCGTGCAGCTCGCCGAGTATCTCGGCGGGCCGCTCGAGGTCTACGCGCCGTGCGCGCTCGGCGCGACCGTGACCGTCGCGCGCGTGAACGAGCTCGGCGCGCGGCTGGTGTGCGGCGCGGCCAACAATCAGCTTCCGACGCAGGACGAGGACGCCGCGCTGCACGAGGCGGGCATCCTGTGGGTGCCCGACTACGTCGCGAACGCGGGCGGCGTGATCCACCTCGTCAGCGGCGAGCGGCTCGGACGCACGCGCGACGAGGTGACCGCCGACGTGAAGCGGATCGCCGACACCGCTCGCGAGGTGCTGTCCCACTCGGCCGACGCGGCGATCCCCACGGGGGCCGCGGCCGACGAGATGGTCGCCGCGCGCCTCGCGGCCGCGCGGGCCTGA
- a CDS encoding M20 family metallopeptidase, which translates to MSHPLLTWADAALPEMLGDLEHLIRCESPSADLTAVARSAELVSAIGQRRLGFAPERLVIDGVTHLRWRLGSPAPDVPRVLLLAHHDTVWPIGSIETHPFSIQDGVIRGPGCFDMLTGLVMAIHAAATFADGRGGQLAHAAITLLVTGDEEIGSPTSRALIEQEARGCVATLVLEAAGDAPDGTPGALKIGRKGVSNYRVDIIGRAAHAGTEPEKGLNATVELAHQIGVVLGFADPEAGTSVVPTVAQSGTTTNTVPARASFMVDVRAHTVAEQARVDEAFAALTSHTGATVTVTGGVNRPPLETSAAEGVWQRALAVSRGLGLELADAIVVGGASDGNFTAGVGVPTLDGLGAVGGGAHADHEHAYVDEIAPRTALLVALLRDLLGG; encoded by the coding sequence ATGAGCCATCCGCTGCTGACCTGGGCCGACGCGGCACTGCCCGAGATGCTCGGCGACCTGGAGCACCTGATCCGCTGCGAATCGCCGTCGGCCGACCTCACGGCGGTCGCGCGCTCGGCGGAGCTGGTCTCGGCCATCGGGCAGCGCCGTCTCGGCTTCGCGCCCGAGCGGCTCGTGATCGACGGTGTGACGCATCTGCGCTGGCGGCTGGGGTCGCCCGCGCCCGACGTCCCGCGTGTCCTGCTGCTCGCGCATCACGACACGGTGTGGCCGATTGGTTCGATCGAGACGCACCCGTTCTCGATCCAGGACGGCGTGATCCGCGGTCCCGGCTGCTTCGACATGCTCACGGGGCTCGTGATGGCGATCCACGCGGCCGCGACGTTCGCCGACGGCCGGGGCGGCCAGCTCGCGCACGCGGCCATCACGCTGCTGGTGACGGGCGACGAGGAGATCGGATCGCCCACCTCGCGCGCGCTCATCGAGCAGGAGGCGCGCGGCTGCGTCGCCACCCTCGTGCTGGAGGCCGCCGGCGACGCCCCGGACGGGACGCCGGGAGCACTCAAGATCGGCCGCAAGGGCGTTTCGAACTACCGCGTGGACATCATCGGGCGCGCAGCGCATGCCGGTACCGAGCCCGAGAAGGGGCTCAATGCCACGGTCGAGCTCGCGCACCAGATCGGGGTGGTGCTGGGCTTCGCGGATCCGGAGGCCGGCACGTCGGTCGTCCCCACCGTCGCGCAGTCGGGAACCACGACGAACACGGTGCCCGCTCGCGCATCCTTCATGGTCGATGTGCGGGCCCACACGGTGGCCGAGCAGGCACGCGTCGACGAGGCGTTCGCGGCGCTCACGTCGCACACCGGTGCCACCGTCACGGTGACGGGCGGCGTGAACCGCCCGCCGCTCGAGACTTCCGCCGCCGAGGGCGTGTGGCAGCGCGCGCTCGCCGTGTCGAGGGGCCTCGGGCTCGAGCTCGCCGACGCGATCGTGGTGGGCGGCGCGTCCGACGGCAACTTCACGGCCGGCGTGGGCGTGCCCACGCTCGACGGCCTCGGCGCGGTGGGTGGTGGCGCGCACGCCGACCACGAGCACGCCTACGTCGACGAGATCGCGCCGCGCACCGCGCTGCTGGTGGCGTTGCTCCGCGACCTGCTCGGTGGGTGA
- a CDS encoding LCP family protein, protein MSDTSKRRGRRTVARHGQLKAQSPLARLMRIVGIGLACVLVASVGTAVYAAVDLSSAFAQNAVDIHEEGTTPPDIGQLSAEDDVNLLLTGIDICEWDSHEKFGDRCPTDRSAYGEDGRMLEAGRNDVNLLVHISPEPRKITAITFPRDLMIPTPECTNEQGKVTSASDKSMINTAYEAGGLACVVKTVDHITAQYGGDLAIDYAATVTWNGVIEITNAIGGVDVCVGNTINDVEAGMLYLEGGQTHNLKGEQALAFLRSRHGVGGSDLNRISNQQVYMSALARKLMDEQVLTNPGTLLSLARTTLTNVDPSSNLTNPVTLVQIALAAKDVPLSDIAFVQLPVQDDPYDPNRVIPIDADVTQMFATIKADDAAVPTTPTPTDAAPTTEAPADPETPAAPETPGATATPDPELAAPGRTAEDQSCANPVG, encoded by the coding sequence ATGAGCGACACGTCGAAGCGACGCGGCCGCCGAACGGTCGCCCGTCATGGGCAGCTGAAGGCGCAGAGCCCGCTCGCCCGCCTGATGCGCATCGTCGGCATCGGGCTCGCGTGCGTGCTCGTCGCCAGCGTCGGCACGGCCGTGTACGCGGCGGTGGATCTGTCGTCGGCGTTCGCGCAGAACGCCGTCGACATCCACGAGGAGGGGACGACGCCGCCCGACATCGGCCAGCTCAGCGCCGAGGACGACGTCAATCTGCTGCTCACGGGCATCGACATCTGCGAGTGGGACTCGCACGAGAAGTTCGGCGATCGCTGCCCCACCGACCGGTCGGCGTACGGCGAGGACGGTCGGATGCTTGAGGCGGGCCGGAACGACGTGAACCTGCTCGTCCACATCTCGCCCGAGCCGCGCAAGATCACGGCGATCACGTTCCCGCGCGACCTGATGATCCCGACGCCCGAGTGCACGAACGAGCAGGGGAAGGTGACCTCCGCGTCCGACAAGAGCATGATCAACACGGCGTACGAGGCCGGGGGTCTCGCTTGCGTGGTCAAGACGGTCGACCACATCACCGCGCAGTACGGCGGGGACCTCGCGATCGACTACGCGGCGACCGTGACATGGAACGGCGTGATCGAGATCACCAATGCGATCGGCGGCGTCGACGTGTGCGTCGGCAACACGATCAACGACGTCGAGGCCGGCATGCTGTACCTGGAAGGCGGGCAGACACACAACCTGAAGGGCGAGCAGGCGCTGGCGTTCCTGCGCTCGCGTCACGGCGTCGGCGGCAGCGACCTGAACCGCATCAGCAACCAGCAGGTCTACATGTCGGCGCTCGCCCGCAAGCTCATGGACGAGCAGGTGCTGACGAACCCCGGGACGCTGCTTTCGCTCGCGCGCACGACCCTCACCAACGTCGACCCGAGCTCGAACCTCACGAACCCCGTCACCCTCGTGCAGATCGCGCTCGCCGCGAAGGATGTGCCGCTGTCGGACATCGCGTTCGTGCAGCTGCCCGTGCAGGACGACCCGTACGACCCCAACCGCGTCATCCCGATCGATGCGGACGTCACCCAGATGTTCGCGACGATCAAGGCGGACGACGCGGCCGTCCCGACCACGCCGACGCCGACCGACGCCGCGCCCACGACGGAGGCCCCGGCGGACCCCGAGACGCCGGCCGCTCCCGAGACGCCCGGCGCCACGGCCACGCCGGATCCGGAGCTCGCGGCTCCTGGCCGCACCGCCGAGGACCAGAGCTGCGCCAACCCCGTCGGCTGA
- a CDS encoding winged helix-turn-helix transcriptional regulator gives MSAIHADGDGAVSTSASIAWKRRTRVRVLNWYPLGTKEGTAMALPLSVHADGDGCDRNDVYAAACPCRDMLDLLANKWSALAIGALEEGPLRFGELKRTLEGVSPKVLSATLKRLEDAELLTRKVYAEVPLRVEYTLTPLGAGAAAPLAHLRNWVNENVTRH, from the coding sequence ATGAGCGCGATTCACGCCGACGGTGACGGCGCCGTGTCCACGTCGGCATCGATCGCGTGGAAGCGCAGGACCAGAGTTCGCGTACTCAACTGGTACCCTTTGGGAACCAAGGAAGGAACTGCAATGGCTCTCCCTCTTTCCGTGCACGCGGATGGCGACGGCTGCGATCGCAACGATGTCTATGCTGCGGCGTGCCCGTGCCGCGACATGCTCGATCTCCTCGCGAACAAGTGGAGTGCCCTGGCCATCGGCGCGCTCGAGGAGGGTCCGCTGCGGTTCGGCGAGCTCAAGCGCACGCTGGAGGGCGTGAGTCCGAAGGTCTTGTCCGCAACGCTCAAGCGTCTCGAGGATGCGGAGCTGCTGACGCGGAAGGTGTACGCGGAGGTGCCTCTGCGAGTGGAGTACACGCTGACTCCGCTCGGTGCGGGAGCGGCCGCGCCACTCGCGCACCTGCGCAACTGGGTCAACGAGAACGTCACGCGCCATTAG
- a CDS encoding YbhB/YbcL family Raf kinase inhibitor-like protein: protein MSTPFDRLPSVPALAVTSSDFVDGGDFAAAQYSAMFGVPGGEDRSPQLSWSGAPEGTKSFVVSVYDPEAPTPSGFWHWMVVDIPADTAELPAGITELPGSAWTVKNDARVAQFIGSAPPAGATDHYAIAVQALDIESVSELGLDAEATPAFVSFSILPHVIARGVITAIGRQ, encoded by the coding sequence ATGTCCACGCCTTTCGACCGCCTCCCCTCCGTTCCGGCCCTCGCCGTCACCAGCAGCGACTTCGTCGACGGCGGCGATTTTGCCGCCGCGCAGTACTCCGCGATGTTCGGCGTCCCTGGCGGTGAGGACCGCTCGCCGCAGCTCAGCTGGTCCGGCGCCCCCGAGGGAACGAAGAGCTTCGTCGTGTCGGTGTACGACCCCGAAGCGCCTACCCCGTCGGGCTTCTGGCACTGGATGGTCGTCGACATCCCCGCCGACACCGCTGAGCTTCCGGCCGGGATCACCGAGCTTCCGGGCTCGGCCTGGACGGTCAAGAACGACGCGCGCGTCGCGCAGTTCATCGGTTCGGCCCCACCCGCGGGCGCCACCGATCACTACGCGATCGCGGTGCAGGCCCTCGACATCGAGAGCGTGTCGGAACTGGGACTGGATGCCGAGGCAACGCCGGCATTCGTGTCGTTCAGCATCCTTCCGCACGTCATCGCGCGCGGCGTCATCACGGCAATCGGCCGGCAGTGA
- a CDS encoding zinc-binding alcohol dehydrogenase family protein codes for MSENTTAAGGAAPVMRAIGYAANHPVDHVEALIQRDVAVPDIGPHDLLVEVRAVSVNPVDLKQRAHANSRGFRVLGYDAAGVVVETGDAVTLFEKGDHVYYAGALDRPGSNAQFQAVDERIVGRKPASLGWADAAALPLTTLTAYEALFDKLRLTGTSTGTLLIVGAAGGVGSIMIQLAKELAPRVRVIGTASRPESAEWVMSLGADAVIDHSGDLAANVLAAVPKGVDWIFTAASAQPGAVASYVRIAKPFGQIVAIDDPHQLDVLSLKSKALSWHWEFMFARSMHHADDMIEQHRILNEVAELVDEGRIRTTATERLSPMTAENVIAGHRIVESGRAIGKVVIFDD; via the coding sequence ATGAGTGAGAACACCACAGCAGCGGGTGGCGCTGCACCCGTCATGCGAGCCATCGGATACGCCGCGAATCATCCCGTCGATCACGTTGAGGCGCTGATTCAGCGTGACGTCGCGGTGCCCGATATCGGCCCTCACGACCTTCTCGTGGAGGTCCGCGCCGTCAGCGTCAATCCCGTCGATTTGAAGCAGCGCGCCCACGCGAACTCGCGCGGCTTCCGTGTCCTCGGGTACGACGCGGCCGGCGTCGTCGTCGAGACCGGAGACGCCGTGACGCTGTTCGAGAAAGGCGACCACGTGTACTACGCGGGCGCGCTCGACCGGCCGGGTTCGAACGCGCAGTTCCAAGCGGTCGACGAACGCATCGTCGGCCGCAAGCCGGCTTCACTGGGCTGGGCAGATGCCGCGGCCCTGCCGTTGACGACGTTGACGGCGTACGAGGCGCTGTTCGACAAGCTGCGGCTCACGGGGACCAGCACCGGGACGCTGTTGATCGTGGGCGCCGCGGGCGGCGTGGGTTCGATCATGATCCAGCTCGCCAAAGAGCTCGCTCCCCGCGTTCGCGTGATCGGCACGGCTAGCCGGCCCGAGAGCGCGGAGTGGGTCATGTCGCTTGGAGCCGACGCCGTGATCGATCATTCCGGAGACCTCGCCGCGAACGTCCTGGCAGCCGTCCCGAAGGGCGTCGACTGGATCTTCACCGCCGCGTCGGCGCAGCCGGGTGCGGTGGCCTCGTACGTGCGAATCGCCAAGCCGTTCGGGCAGATCGTCGCCATCGACGACCCCCATCAGCTCGATGTCCTCAGCCTGAAGAGCAAGGCGCTGTCCTGGCATTGGGAGTTCATGTTCGCGCGGTCGATGCACCACGCCGACGACATGATCGAGCAGCACCGCATCCTCAACGAGGTCGCTGAGCTCGTCGATGAGGGCCGCATCCGCACGACGGCGACCGAGCGACTGTCACCGATGACCGCCGAGAACGTGATCGCCGGGCATCGCATCGTGGAGTCCGGCCGCGCCATCGGCAAGGTCGTCATCTTCGACGACTGA
- a CDS encoding SDR family oxidoreductase, whose amino-acid sequence MTQRTWFITGSSSGFGRLMVEQLLERGERVAATARKPEVLADLVDRYGDQIWTAELDVTNTSQIRQVVEDAFAALGRIDVFVNNAGYGLFGAAEELTDELIEHQLATNLVGPIQILRAAVPHLRAQGGGRIIQLSTYGGLATNAGASLYHASKWGVEGFMEANAKDLAPFGIGVTIVEPGSAATGFRVGSSRLPEPMAAYDGTPAAMSRGIQNPALPSVSDPAKVAAAIIGSADVSPAPLRLVTGSDSLRIIRDALRERLANIESQELSAAATDLAPAQAS is encoded by the coding sequence ATGACGCAGCGCACGTGGTTCATCACCGGCTCCTCCAGCGGCTTCGGCCGCCTGATGGTCGAGCAGCTTCTGGAGCGAGGCGAGCGGGTCGCCGCGACAGCACGGAAGCCGGAGGTTCTGGCGGATCTGGTCGACCGGTACGGCGACCAGATCTGGACGGCAGAGCTCGATGTCACGAACACCTCCCAGATTCGCCAGGTCGTCGAGGACGCCTTCGCCGCGCTGGGCCGGATTGACGTGTTCGTGAACAACGCCGGCTACGGTCTCTTCGGAGCGGCCGAGGAACTGACCGATGAGCTGATCGAGCACCAGCTCGCGACCAACCTCGTCGGTCCGATCCAAATTCTTCGCGCTGCCGTCCCCCACCTGCGCGCCCAGGGCGGCGGCCGAATCATCCAGCTGTCCACCTACGGCGGTCTCGCCACGAACGCCGGTGCATCGCTGTACCACGCAAGCAAGTGGGGCGTGGAGGGCTTCATGGAGGCCAACGCGAAGGACCTCGCCCCCTTCGGCATCGGCGTGACGATCGTCGAGCCCGGAAGCGCGGCGACGGGATTCCGCGTCGGCAGCTCCCGCCTGCCCGAGCCGATGGCCGCCTACGACGGCACTCCCGCAGCGATGAGCCGCGGCATCCAGAATCCCGCTCTGCCCTCGGTGAGCGACCCGGCCAAGGTCGCCGCCGCGATCATCGGCTCCGCCGATGTCAGCCCTGCACCTCTCCGTCTGGTGACCGGCAGCGACTCGCTGCGCATCATCCGCGACGCGCTGCGCGAGCGTCTCGCAAACATCGAATCCCAGGAGCTCAGCGCCGCGGCGACGGATCTGGCGCCGGCGCAGGCGTCGTGA
- a CDS encoding helix-turn-helix domain-containing protein: MESGKQLAEFLRARRDLIQPEDVGLPSGSRRRVPGLRREEVALLAGISNEYYLRLEQGRDLHPSEQVVEAIASALQLDDESRAHVLELSRARARQTRTVPRKPERVPKA; the protein is encoded by the coding sequence ATGGAATCGGGAAAGCAGCTTGCGGAGTTCCTCCGAGCGCGACGCGACCTCATCCAGCCAGAAGACGTCGGTCTTCCCAGCGGAAGCCGTCGACGGGTCCCCGGCCTCAGGCGCGAGGAGGTCGCGCTGCTGGCCGGAATCAGCAATGAGTACTACCTCCGGCTCGAGCAAGGACGCGACCTGCACCCGTCCGAGCAAGTCGTCGAAGCGATCGCATCCGCTCTCCAGCTCGATGACGAGTCCCGCGCTCACGTGCTCGAGCTCTCACGAGCTCGCGCACGGCAGACCAGGACGGTTCCGCGGAAGCCGGAGCGGGTCCCGAAGGCGTAG
- a CDS encoding MmyB family transcriptional regulator, producing the protein MDKYRDILAVNRLATALDPTLLVGANRLISLFTDPEARSYYPDWEENTASVIAQLRADIGGDENDPKFQAIVGQLSIKSDRFRRLWARHDVRGTGSPTGIVRNPLVGDLTLRREKLAILGTHSLVLVMYHAEPDTPSADSLALLCSLQ; encoded by the coding sequence ATGGACAAGTACCGCGACATCCTCGCCGTGAACCGCCTCGCCACAGCCCTGGACCCGACGCTCTTGGTCGGCGCGAACCGTCTCATCTCGCTCTTCACCGACCCGGAGGCGCGCAGCTATTACCCCGACTGGGAAGAGAACACCGCCAGCGTGATCGCCCAGCTGCGAGCCGACATCGGAGGCGACGAGAACGACCCCAAGTTCCAGGCGATCGTCGGTCAGCTGTCCATAAAGAGCGACAGGTTCCGGCGGCTCTGGGCTCGTCACGACGTGCGAGGCACGGGGTCACCAACCGGGATCGTTCGCAACCCCCTCGTCGGAGATCTCACCCTTCGACGCGAGAAACTCGCCATCCTCGGCACTCACTCGCTCGTCCTCGTGATGTACCACGCAGAGCCGGACACGCCATCGGCCGACTCGCTAGCGCTCCTGTGCAGCTTGCAGTGA
- a CDS encoding DUF7882 family protein has translation MGKLEYNSSRPPIEVEDELLAHLKFVIGMKLRRHESFMMTWPSGKKRPGRLSAWMHPSIPLVIEFDEEPPPKIDPQRAERMVNQLNARGELILDEVSP, from the coding sequence ATGGGCAAACTGGAGTACAACAGCTCGCGTCCGCCGATCGAGGTGGAGGATGAGCTCCTGGCTCACTTGAAGTTCGTGATCGGCATGAAGCTGCGCCGGCATGAAAGCTTCATGATGACGTGGCCGTCGGGGAAGAAGCGCCCAGGTCGCCTCTCCGCGTGGATGCACCCGAGCATCCCGTTGGTGATCGAGTTCGATGAGGAGCCCCCGCCGAAGATCGATCCCCAACGCGCTGAGCGCATGGTGAACCAGTTGAATGCACGCGGAGAACTGATCCTCGACGAAGTCAGTCCGTGA
- a CDS encoding DUF7882 family protein, whose protein sequence is MGVLHYGTDSKPIHIGDRALAHLKMVIVAKLRRQESFTVSWQHPDEDGTGRSTIWLHPSIPIRFEFDEPVAPELNRAWIEELAQSANALGGITLVAEQVGADVDDAQTDLADTGETSVPVG, encoded by the coding sequence ATGGGCGTCCTTCACTACGGCACTGACTCCAAGCCGATCCACATCGGCGATCGCGCACTCGCGCACCTCAAGATGGTGATCGTGGCGAAGCTGCGCCGCCAGGAGAGCTTCACCGTTTCCTGGCAGCACCCCGACGAAGACGGCACCGGTCGCAGCACGATCTGGCTGCACCCGTCGATCCCTATCCGCTTCGAGTTCGACGAACCTGTCGCTCCTGAACTCAATCGGGCGTGGATCGAAGAGCTCGCTCAGTCAGCGAACGCTCTTGGCGGTATCACGCTCGTCGCCGAGCAAGTTGGAGCCGACGTGGACGACGCGCAGACCGACCTCGCGGATACGGGCGAGACTTCCGTTCCGGTTGGCTGA
- a CDS encoding DUF7882 family protein translates to MGRFIYGAATDSIDIDDRTLAHLRLVVMNKLRRGEPFMYDAKVGEGIGRRSFWLHPAVPLQFHFTGGRAPRINRAWLDELMKAASGPNGLTVMPEPPDPTQPTEN, encoded by the coding sequence GTGGGGCGATTCATCTACGGCGCGGCTACGGATTCCATCGACATCGATGACCGCACGCTGGCGCACTTGCGACTCGTCGTCATGAACAAGCTCCGCCGCGGCGAGCCCTTCATGTATGACGCCAAGGTGGGCGAGGGCATCGGCCGCCGCAGCTTCTGGCTGCACCCCGCCGTACCGCTGCAGTTCCACTTCACGGGAGGGCGCGCGCCACGCATCAATCGGGCGTGGCTCGACGAGCTCATGAAGGCCGCGAGCGGCCCGAACGGCCTCACCGTCATGCCTGAGCCGCCGGACCCCACGCAGCCCACAGAGAACTGA
- a CDS encoding helix-turn-helix domain-containing protein: protein MDAMLEQIGPRLRAARRERGWTLEELASRAGMSSSTLSRLESGKRQASLPLLLPLTRQLGIRLDDLVPAGSGDPRVRRAIERRDGMVIAPLTLENSPVQTFKVTFPPCDYAPAPRVHDGYEWLFVLSGRLRLVLDDHEHIIERGEAAEFDTRMPHSLSATADGPAEVLSIFSASGERMHTHGAL from the coding sequence ATGGACGCCATGTTGGAACAGATCGGTCCGCGCCTGCGCGCCGCGCGTCGGGAGCGCGGGTGGACGCTCGAGGAGCTGGCCTCTCGGGCCGGGATGTCGTCGAGCACGCTCTCGCGCCTGGAATCGGGCAAGCGTCAGGCCTCGCTGCCGCTCCTGCTTCCGCTGACGCGCCAGCTCGGCATCCGCCTCGACGATCTCGTGCCCGCGGGGTCGGGGGATCCGCGCGTTCGCCGGGCGATCGAGCGCCGGGACGGCATGGTCATCGCGCCCCTCACGCTCGAGAACTCACCCGTCCAGACCTTCAAGGTGACCTTCCCACCGTGCGACTACGCGCCCGCGCCGCGCGTGCACGACGGATACGAATGGCTGTTCGTCCTGAGCGGCCGCCTGCGGCTCGTGCTCGACGATCACGAGCACATCATCGAGCGTGGCGAGGCGGCGGAGTTCGACACGCGGATGCCCCACAGCCTCAGCGCGACGGCGGACGGGCCGGCGGAGGTCCTCAGCATCTTCAGCGCCTCGGGCGAGCGCATGCACACCCACGGGGCACTCTGA
- a CDS encoding bifunctional NAD(P)/FAD-dependent oxidoreductase/class I SAM-dependent methyltransferase: MTNDWDAVIIGGGAAGLSAAQMLGRSRRRTLVIDGGSPRNRFAAHMHGVLGHDGLDPAALLERGRAEARAYGVEIVAGLVASLSDVGDRLRIELEDGAVATARAVVIATGVRDDLPDVPGLADGWGRTVLHCPYCHGWEVAGQRLAVLATSPMSVHQIQLVRQLSEDVTAFTAAAEPLGEDVTARLLARGVRVVPAAVRRVEHGESGLTVVTDDGAETVVDAIFTGGAPLLDLAFADGLDLQRAEAPGAPLAVDMMGKTSHPRIFAAGNVTSPFANVPVSMGAGSMAGAGANAMLTEEDFALAVADRTAQRNAGWEERYAAQDRFWSGRVNASVAAIVTELAPGTALDVGSGEGGDVVWLGERGWRATGVDVSATAVRRAAEFAAERGVDVRFIVGDGAGSVEGEFDLVLASFLHSWESDFPRIRMLRDAADRVAPGGRLLIVSHAAPPPWARELPEQVPVMRTPGEELRLLDLDPTGWQPEIVEIRQREATAPDGTPSHLDDGILLLRRLA; the protein is encoded by the coding sequence ATGACCAACGATTGGGATGCTGTGATCATCGGAGGCGGTGCGGCAGGTTTGAGTGCCGCACAGATGCTGGGACGGTCGCGCAGGCGCACGCTTGTGATCGACGGCGGGAGCCCGCGCAACCGCTTCGCGGCACACATGCACGGCGTGCTCGGGCACGACGGCCTCGACCCCGCCGCACTCCTCGAACGGGGGCGGGCGGAAGCGCGCGCGTACGGCGTCGAGATCGTCGCGGGACTCGTCGCGTCGCTGTCGGACGTGGGCGACCGCCTGCGCATCGAGCTCGAGGACGGCGCCGTCGCGACGGCGCGCGCCGTCGTCATCGCGACCGGCGTGCGAGACGACCTCCCGGACGTCCCGGGGCTCGCGGACGGATGGGGCAGAACCGTGCTGCACTGTCCGTACTGCCACGGCTGGGAGGTCGCCGGGCAGCGCCTCGCCGTGCTCGCGACGTCGCCCATGAGCGTGCATCAGATCCAGCTCGTGCGTCAGCTCTCCGAAGACGTCACCGCTTTCACCGCCGCCGCGGAGCCCCTGGGCGAGGATGTCACGGCCCGGCTGCTGGCGCGCGGCGTCCGCGTCGTCCCCGCCGCCGTGCGCCGAGTCGAGCACGGCGAGAGCGGCCTGACCGTCGTGACCGATGACGGCGCGGAGACGGTCGTCGATGCGATCTTCACCGGCGGAGCGCCCCTGCTGGACCTCGCGTTCGCGGACGGCCTCGATCTCCAGCGCGCCGAAGCGCCGGGCGCCCCGCTGGCCGTCGACATGATGGGGAAGACGAGTCATCCGAGGATCTTCGCCGCGGGCAACGTCACCTCCCCCTTCGCGAACGTCCCGGTCTCGATGGGTGCGGGGTCGATGGCGGGGGCCGGAGCGAACGCGATGCTCACCGAGGAGGACTTCGCCCTGGCCGTCGCCGATCGCACCGCGCAGCGCAATGCCGGATGGGAAGAGCGATACGCCGCGCAGGACCGCTTCTGGTCCGGCCGGGTCAACGCGTCGGTGGCGGCCATCGTGACCGAGCTCGCGCCGGGCACGGCGCTCGACGTGGGTTCCGGAGAGGGCGGGGATGTCGTCTGGCTGGGCGAGCGGGGCTGGCGTGCGACGGGAGTCGACGTCTCCGCGACGGCTGTCCGCCGTGCGGCGGAGTTCGCCGCGGAGCGCGGCGTGGACGTCCGGTTCATCGTCGGCGACGGAGCCGGCTCCGTCGAGGGCGAGTTCGATCTGGTGCTGGCGAGCTTCCTGCACTCGTGGGAGAGCGACTTTCCCCGCATCCGCATGCTGCGCGACGCCGCCGACCGGGTGGCCCCGGGCGGGCGCCTCCTCATCGTCTCGCACGCGGCTCCGCCGCCCTGGGCGCGGGAGCTGCCCGAGCAGGTGCCGGTCATGCGCACGCCGGGCGAAGAGCTCCGACTCCTCGACCTCGACCCCACCGGCTGGCAACCCGAGATCGTGGAGATCCGCCAGCGCGAGGCGACGGCGCCGGACGGCACGCCGTCGCACCTGGACGACGGCATCCTTCTCCTCCGCCGGCTCGCCTGA